The Aedes albopictus strain Foshan chromosome 1, AalbF5, whole genome shotgun sequence genomic interval CATTTTTGTAGCATAAATTCAATCAAACCTATAAATAGAAATGGTTCcttatgttttgattgtattgtaGTGGAATAATTGCCGTAGAAAGCTTTTTACTACGACCTAAGCAGCTAGTTGCATGACGAGTGTCTACGACCTGTATTAGACGATTGTACAAAAAAGCATCACATATCATTgcttaataaacgttgaagaaaagttccTGAAATATGTGTAAACAATTAATGGTTTGCACGTTGAACAACAGCTGCATAACCGAGGTACGATCATTGAACAAACAGAAATTTCACAATGCCTATAGAACGGTAGTAGTTGaacagattctccatttctggaCTAACAAGAGTTTAACAACGGTTTGATTTTAACTAAACCAGATATAATACAACTTATGGTTTAATAAcactgctttgagaaacatttcttgaatgactaattgtttcttgggtctactcttgtttctcttcactctatcggcataaatcTTTCTCGATGGTTTTTtacctctttttttttttgtttttatttacgtgtattttaacttatagctaattctacatttttttttacctCATGATAATACTAGTATCTATTACTCCACTGGCATATTTATGTATATATGGATTCCAATGTATTTTAAAGTGTggatcgcaatatctgtaaatctcaaGAGAGGCTTTTTGCAGGTGATGAAGACCTAATTACTCTAAACGTTTAGAACTActagaagcgattggcccaggaccatgACCAGTGGAGAAGATTGCTTCATTTGGCGTATACTCACCACTACGAGttatagcccatcaagtatcaagtaagtataaacttctttgtcatttgattgaaAAATTGGAAACGCTTAGAGTTTACGAAATGTTAGATGATCACAAATTTACGTTGATATTTTGTGAACAACAACTTATACCTTCAACAACACATTTAAATACAACACTATGTATTGCCATGAGTTCATAAGTAGGCATCATAGGGGACAATATCCTCATCCTAAAACAAAAACAGCAATTTCTCAACTGCCCTGTCAAAAACAGAACATGTCACACCTTTAATCTCTCGGTCATTAACTGGGAAATGGCACTGAACCTGCTGTAGTAAGCATGCCACAAGTAAACATCGCTTATAGCTGTGAATGATCTCGTTATGAGAGATGCAAAATCTGATTCCAGTTTTGGATGCTGCAGTGGACGGTGGGGACGATTTATGAAAGTGTCATCATTCTCTTACAGCAATTATGTGGCCCGTTATTATCTTGTATGGTCATCGCAGATGGAATGGATCATATAAGGTATTTGGTTTAAACAAAATATacaaatttaatatttaatattgcaTTTGGTCATATCTCGGATTATCTATCACTGAAAAGTTTATCAGAAATCTCAACTAGATTTTCACCACAAAATTTTAAGTAGGTTGTAGTTTTTCTGAATGTTTGAATtacttctttgggaatttctttataaTTAATCTTGAGCATTTGTTCGCCAACTTCTATAAACAGTTGTTCTGGAATTTCTTGCATAATTTGTttgggaattgcttcaaaaaattcccTTAGCACTTTTTCTGAGAATATTCTAAGAAATCCCTTTACAGCAAATAACGGGCATTAAATTCCGGATTTTCCCTGAAACCGAAAAACTTTACCGATGGAACTTTCGAAAGAGCTACGCAATTACCAAGGAAAATCCCAAAAATATAAGTGTagctattccttaagaaatatgcaagaaatactgtaaataaaTTCTCTAGGAAGTTTTCCATGAAACcgactattttgggcacttgccgctataactaagtcaatttcaaacgaattgatttgaatttttgtatgaagttaggcacgtacactatctaactctatacaaaaactcatatcaataggtttgaaattgacttagttatagcggcaattgCCCAAAACAGGTgcacctgctcaaatggtacaagaccctatgttgtTCGTCTTTGCTTAAGGTTCTACCCATCTGAACtatttgttcagagattcttacCAAGTATTGTGATTCATGTTGAGTTATGTTCAataatggccctctgttaatgtcaacttatagggtctgggactatttgaGCAGGGgcacctatttttggcacttgctaACTGTGACTTGCAGCTATAACTAACTTTAACCAACtcacttgatttttgggacacggtGTGATACGTACAGCATCTAACATGTGAAAAAATGAAGtcgattggttaaaaattgagagttatagcagcaagcgtccaaaataggtactcctgcccaaatggtcccagaccctattaatTCTCGTCGCACTCTAGCGATTCTATCCGCCGTTTCTAGTAGTAGTATTAGATTCACCAAGAAAGCCAATAAATGTTATTTGAGATGAGAAAATATCCCTTGTAAAGACCTATTCTTATTATAAAATAAACCCTATAAGATTCCAACAGGAAATAACTATTAGCATGCAATCTTGCATGCAGTTCTCCTGCAAAGAATGTTTTACGCAAGATTTCCATTCAACCGACTATTGCACAGAGTGATTAATTTAAAAACTCTACGTGCGAAGTGATCACATTCCAATAAGAATGCCCTGTCTTGTTTccatggtgtttttattattgttgTTGACAATTACTAGTCCAGTCCTATCTACATCCAGCCGGCTGATAAGAGATTTCCGTAAGTTTCATCACTGTGCTGTGCTATCATCTCGCCATTCACAAGCTTCCTGATCCGTTTTCCAAACAATTACACGACAGAATTCGCCTAAAAGTGTTTATTTTTGAATTACCTTCTTGTTTCACAACCTGCGGGTGGGTGCAGATTTCTTTTCAGTCTTTGGTTGGTTTGCCGTTTCCTGCTCAGTACATGATTCGACGCGTAATGGGTGAGGTGGACGTAAAATTGGGAATCCAGCAGACGCTGGCCAAAATCGACGAGGCTTTCGCCAAACGATCCGCGGTAAGTTCATCAGTTAGTTTTTCAAGTTGGATAGTGCGATCCAACGAGAATCCGAAATATAAATATTTAAACGTTGTTCTAtaaatagggtaggtaatcaaactttgaaccaaattgcggctttctgaagcagtgcaaattttaagtgattttttctcccacatggaaataatttactacggcaaaatcgtatgtagggtggggcggggcaagatgggtcacctaaggatggatcaccataactttgtaaatacaaatcgtattggtttttattcgtccgctactctttaatacactagttagctatgctaaaagtcgatataaagttcattaaatacaaaatatgatgttatacaagcagttttaaaaagtgattgattttgcgccgtgaaagaagtgcggggcaagatgggtcaccttttaaataattcacattttctcaacgaaaaacgtcaaaatataagatttgttccgcattcatatatgctccatatccatactgagtaaataagagctactagtaaacattttataaatttatttggaatataaaaaactttacgatatgaGTGATCCTaagacgacttgaaaatcgatgttttcgctaaaaaaatatcataattttatgttataattttgagcgttcattccgcttgattgaagtcatttatgagatagtcttgtaacaaaaaataaataacttttgaatgctccaaaaatatgttcaaaattgaaggtgacccatcttgccccgcggccgtttatatggagaatatatggaatgtaccgcataagaaaaatggctaaaaacaattttatttttttatttccaatgagagttaataatttttcaataaatgccctaaacttttgtatattcacgctggtcatctaacaaaattattaacataatcaaaacatgagtaatgcgcctgaAAATGGcattgacccatcttgccccgcgacccatcttgccccgccccaccctacatgaaaaccacgggtataagctttctgttaaatggtaaaaagtttgtatttgcaccgatttcattgaaatattcgatttttcatcaacaatgattttaatcttaatttgaaccatcgtaatcataatttgaaccaattttaatcttaactactggcggcagcagctcgaacaactcacaaaacagccaattccatgctaaacaattaaaaatcatatgaatctgctaattctcatacctatttttcattaggcagtggaatctcaactcagaatgttcgaaattctttaggaatttggaaactaaatttggaatttttcatcccccaagagtaaacaaagcaaccactagcgcaatctacaggccaacactagaagctcacccccgtttactagttcaaatttagattacaaatggttcaacttaagataacattctccaagtaagaatcacttaaatttgataattttatgacaaataatgcggaatattattcggttggtcgattctacgataaataagctttcatttgacgtattcacttattgcgtgtgatgcaatgcatgagctgtatgggtgcaccgaaaatgggctttctctggggggaaataggtgaaatcacagtgatttttcaactgcttattttcgatggcaaaaacgcttattcaatgctttcaaagcttatgttatcagattatattacggaaaactgttttacatctttttcgggacaatatttgcccaaaaagtacgtcatttcaatgaatttcaaaatatttcaaattaagattacattttgactagttcaaattttgatttcttaccctataggTATATACCTACTGCAATAAAATGCATTTTTGAGACAACAATGTTGCATATCTCTGCCTAATCTATAAATCAACAAGTAAGATCTAGTAACACAGCGCAATTTGTCACGTAGGGAATTCAAAGTTGCAATCAATGTTATAGTCACAGTAATTAAATACTTGTTTCACCGAAAAAACGTAGATTTCATAATCAAACTTCTattaaaaaatcctgtagaaaatcaAAATGACTAAATAAGCTTTGTGAAGTTTGAATTTCAAATTTAACCATACAGATGCACAATACTTGTCTAAGCTCAAAACAAAAACACTTGATCGATGGATTAAATTTTAGGTTGCAAAATTAGATAATCGTCTTCCGGTTGGAATCGAACGACTTTCAATTCGTTAGACGAGCGCTTTTTATTCATTTGTACCTACGGCTCCCTGGCGTATTAGCATATGACTGATTTTAAATTCCACATGATTTGCTAATTTATCTCATTCGAAGAAGACTTAGATTGCAAAAAAAGTATTTCTGACATGCAGTTGAAAAAAATTAACTGCTCTTTATCAAATTATTTTGTAACTACACACAGAACACCTTGTTTTATGTTGATAAATGTAATACTTGATGTTGATTGTGATGTAAAACTAAATTATAAAACACCTACACGCTTAGAAAAAGTTACCGAGCAAGATTCATACAAAACTgattaagagacgaaccagccaagggctgaaagtctctgaaataaagacaaatcaatcaatcaaaaatggAACAGcccaaaaattgagtaaattgcatttccagcgatagggccggtccaagtgcaaaaatcccACCAGttaaagccgtataatattcttggtaTTATCAAGCTGTCCCAttatttagctaaaaaatgagttaattttctgaccgtgtatgtCAAAGTTCTAACCATTTCCCCTTTTCAGACAATCAAAGCGCCCAAACCGCAACTGGTGGCGGTAAGCAAAACCAAACCGGTCGAGCTGATCCTCGATGGGTACTCCATTGGGCAGCGTGACTTTGGTGAAAACTACGTCCAAGAATTGATCGAAAAGGCGAACGATCCGCGCATTTTGGACCAATGCAAAGACATCCGGTGGCACTTTATCGGGCACCTGCAGAGCAATAAGATCAATAAGGTACGGATCCCAATATATCCCAATCTATGAATTGGATTAATGGCTTTTTAATCTTTGGAACACTTCGCTTCTGTTCTAGATCGTCAACCTTCCCAATCTGTACATGATTCAGACAGTTCACAACGCAAAACTGGCGGAAGGTTTGAACAAAGCCTGGGAAAAAGTTAAGGCCGAGAAGCCGGAGAGCCAACAGCTGAATGTTCTCATTCAAATCAACACCAGCGGAGAAGATGGTAAGCTGAAATTTCGCCTTTTGAAAAACAAAACGATACTGAACATTTCTAAGTCTTTGACATTTCGTGGCGATTCGGACATAAACAAAATCCAGCATTTCATGAGTGGTTCGCGTGCCTGGGAAAGTGTGCTGATTCatgacttgatgacggcacgATGGCACCCCTTAAGgtggttcttctggaattccgcaggaattccatccgcaaatctccaagaaatcctttgcggtttttctacaaaattgttccagGACTCCTTTAGAATGAAACTCCCAGGtagttcttgatgagattcttccgttttttaggattccttcacatGTTCCATctgaattcctttcaggagtttctcctgagaattctaaa includes:
- the LOC109425348 gene encoding pyridoxal phosphate homeostasis protein; translated protein: MIRRVMGEVDVKLGIQQTLAKIDEAFAKRSATIKAPKPQLVAVSKTKPVELILDGYSIGQRDFGENYVQELIEKANDPRILDQCKDIRWHFIGHLQSNKINKIVNLPNLYMIQTVHNAKLAEGLNKAWEKVKAEKPESQQLNVLIQINTSGEDEKNGTQPAEATNLYRFVTEQCPNLKCHGVMTIGRFGHDYFTGPNPDFIELMKCHQDICSAFERDSADLQVSMGMSDDFVQAIEYGSTIVRVGSSIFGARAKKNEA